The sequence CCTCAATGTCATTATGCATCAATCTAACATTTATCATGTCACGATTTTGATCAGATTCAAAGGGTCTGTCACCTGGTACACAATAGACCTGGATTTGCCCCCCAGCGAAAGATGGAAGCTAATCATGACTGACAAAAAAGCTGAGGTGAGAGTATTACATGTCTTGTTTGTATCCATTTAAATTACATAAATGTATTTACATTACTGTTTTCTTATTCACTATTGGTCTGGTTTTCTTCAGTTGGTCACCTTGATCCAAGCTATCAGGGATTTGGCAAATGCTTTGGTTCCTAGTGGGAAACTGATAGATTTGGTCGACAAGGACTTGGTGAGAGCGTTTGGTCATTTCGCTGGAAAACGATTACACCTCGTCACATGAAATAATTTCAATTATTGTTTGATTTAATCATGTAACTGTTTCTGATCCACGACTCATGGTTTTGTGTTCTGCAGCCTTTGATAGTGAACACCCTTCCCTACCCATTCAACGAGGAAATAAAAGGAATCGCGACCGCCTCTGGTGTTCCCCTTGGTAATATACATTAACCCACAATTGCCTTATTCCAACCCATGGCCACAACATCACTATCATTCAGTCTCTAGTGTCTGTCTCATCGGCCTCTATTCTGATTGTATTATACATGTATCACTCCAGGCGAGGTTGTCCTCTTCAACATCTTCTATGAGGTCTTTACGGTGTGCACTTCTCTAGTGGCAGAGGACTCAAATGGCAAGTAGCTCATGTTTGTTATGACACATTTCAATCAATACTTTAGTCATGCAGCAAGTACATGTCATCGTGGTAGGATGTGACGCTTGAAGTTCTCATGTACACACATTTTGGTTCCTCCTTGCATTGTCATAGGTAACCTTATCCATGGGCGGAATATGGACTTTGGACTATTCATGGGGTAAGAATGTCACATGAAGGGTCCTACCACGCATTGTGTTGATAGGAGCTATTACAAACCCAAATTGCTAGTCAGTCACTGATTTTAGATCATGTGTGcatttgtaatttgggtgaatgATACCTCTTTAACCAATCATATTTTTCACCTTTTTCCAGTTGCTACACCTTTTCTTTTCTGGATAGTAATGCTCTTGTTTCTTTCTCTACCAGGTGGGACATGAAAAACAGGTCCTGGTTAATAACAGAGAAACTCAAGCCTCTGGTGGTCAACATCGACTTCCAGAGAGGCAACAAGACTGTCTTCAAGTCCACTAACTTTGCCGGCTACGTGGGCATGTTGACTGGCATCAAGCCGGTGAGTTCCGGGCTGCATTCAGCAGGCACAAATGGAAGAGATCAACGTGACGCTGAAGTGCTCTTTTTAACCAATGATGACAAAATTGCTTTCTTACATCTGTTTTAATATCATGGTAGTTGTGAGACAGTAATTTAACATTTCTCATTTTCTTTGAAGCATGCTTTCACTCTGACCATGAATGAGCGCTTCAGCCTTGATGGCGGATACATTGGTGAGCTACCcaagactctctgtctctcaatcagTACATTATAGACCTGTGATGAATGCGGAGCGGGGAATGTTAAGTGTGTCTGTCCTCTCAGGGATCGTGGAGTGGATCCTGGGGCATAGAGATGGGATGTGGATGAGTTTCCTCACTCGTTCCGTCTTAGAGAATGCTACCAGGTATCATTCTACTTTCATGGAAGTATCAAATGACTGTTCTTTTTTTCTTATTGAAGGTAATACATATTCTTGCTTTGAAACCTCTTATGGCTTAGATCCCGCTAacaggatcgatatgacaacagccagtgaaagtgcagggtgccaaattcaaacaagtattttacaccatttttaaAGAAAAACTTGTTAATCTCACCAGTGTCAGGCTTTACAGCGACAGCACACTGaacgattgttaggtcagcacctagtcacagaaaatggctgtgttttttccagccaaagaggagtcacaaaaagcagaaggAGAAATTAATCattaacctttgatcttcatcagatgacactcataggacttcatgttacacaatacatgtatgttttgtttgataaagttcatatttaaacAAAAATCTGAGTTAACATTGGTATGTTATTTTCAGTAGTTCAAACAtctggtgatattgcagagagccacatcaatttacagaaatactcaactTTAATATAAGATGCACAGAattagatatacttctccttaatgcaaccggtGTGTCAGATTtaggaaaaagcaaaccatgcaataatctgagtacagcgctcagacaacaaatcaagccGTACAGATATTCGCCATGGAgtcaaagtcagaaatagcattaaaatATTCACATAccttttgatcttcatcagaatggaATCCCAGTTtcaaaataaatgtttgatttgttcgataaagtccatttatgtccaaatacctcctttttgtacACGCGTTTAGCGCAGTAATCCAAATGCACGATCACTTAGTTCAGACAGTCAAAAAAGTTATTACCATTCGTAGAAACATGTCGAATCgatgttatcataaatcttcaataatgttccaactggacaatTCCTTTGCCTTCAGAAATACAAATGGAACTCAAGCTAATGCCACTCTGCCAGACCTGACTCAatccctccttcacagtagaagcatcaaacaaggttctaaagactgacatctagtggaagccttaggaagtgcaattggACCCCATAGACTATATTCAATAGGCAAAGAGtagaaactacaaacctcaggtttttgcctgccatataagttatacacagacatcattcaaaaagttttagaaacttcagtgttttctatccaaatctacaaataatatgcatatattagcaactgggcctgagtagcagacagtttactctgggcaccttatttatccaagctactcaatactgcccccagccataaatTAATATGATGGCAATACTTAGCGAAGTGGAATCTGAGATTAGGGCTCTATTATGGAGGAAAATCTGAGCACATTCAAGACCAGCATTTTGAAACTGA comes from Oncorhynchus gorbuscha isolate QuinsamMale2020 ecotype Even-year linkage group LG24, OgorEven_v1.0, whole genome shotgun sequence and encodes:
- the LOC124012346 gene encoding acid ceramidase-like, which encodes MDKFCCILLVSLSGVSTQFIPPYTEECQTGMYPPKGPTFKGSVTWYTIDLDLPPSERWKLIMTDKKAELVTLIQAIRDLANALVPSGKLIDLVDKDLPLIVNTLPYPFNEEIKGIATASGVPLGEVVLFNIFYEVFTVCTSLVAEDSNGNLIHGRNMDFGLFMGWDMKNRSWLITEKLKPLVVNIDFQRGNKTVFKSTNFAGYVGMLTGIKPHAFTLTMNERFSLDGGYIGIVEWILGHRDGMWMSFLTRSVLENATSYGEAKNLLAQTKLLAPAYFILGGNQTGQGCVITRSRVLSLDIWEIELKLGRWYVLETNYDHWKEPLFLDNRRTPAMKCMNQTMQANISLKTVYDVLSTKPVLNKLTTYTTLMDVNEGKLESYIRDCPNPCMPW